A DNA window from Rhizobium sp. NLR16a contains the following coding sequences:
- a CDS encoding MFS transporter yields MASVAERAPRFEKTTMSILMAVSFCHMLNDIMQSLLASLYPLFKANYDLDFVQIGLLTMTFQVTASLLQPAVGIVTDRWPMPYSLPVGMASTFCGLILLGNAGNFALLLVAASLIGFGSAVFHPESSRVARLASGGRHGFAQSFFQVGGNAGQAIGPLLAAFIVLPLGQHSVSWFAAIAMIGMIVLSWVGSWYMSHRRQNASKPAASRTLPLSQSRVVRALLILVLLTATKNVYMASVSSYFTFYVIDRFELSVQQAQLMLFLFLGSVAVGTFLGGPIGDRFGARFVIWFSILGVIPFALLLPYADLFWTGVLSIVIGLVFASAFSAIVVFAQELVPGRVGLIAGVFFGFAFGAGGLGAALLGDFADTHGIAFVYRICSYLPLLGLLTIFLPRIPKQKPA; encoded by the coding sequence ATGGCAAGCGTTGCCGAGCGCGCACCCCGTTTCGAAAAGACAACGATGTCCATTCTGATGGCTGTCAGCTTCTGCCATATGCTGAACGACATCATGCAGTCGCTGCTCGCCTCGCTCTATCCACTGTTCAAGGCAAATTACGACCTCGATTTTGTCCAGATCGGCCTGCTGACCATGACGTTCCAGGTCACGGCGTCTCTGCTGCAGCCGGCGGTCGGCATCGTCACCGATCGCTGGCCGATGCCCTATTCGCTGCCGGTCGGCATGGCGAGCACTTTTTGCGGACTCATTCTGCTCGGCAATGCCGGCAATTTCGCGCTGCTGCTGGTCGCGGCAAGCCTGATCGGGTTTGGCTCGGCCGTCTTCCATCCGGAATCCTCGCGTGTTGCCCGTCTTGCCTCCGGCGGCCGCCACGGTTTCGCGCAGTCCTTTTTCCAGGTCGGTGGCAATGCCGGCCAGGCGATCGGTCCGCTGCTCGCCGCCTTCATCGTGCTGCCGCTCGGGCAGCACAGCGTCTCCTGGTTTGCCGCCATCGCGATGATCGGCATGATCGTGCTGAGCTGGGTAGGCAGCTGGTATATGAGCCACAGGCGACAGAACGCCAGCAAACCGGCCGCGAGTCGAACTCTGCCGTTATCGCAGAGCCGGGTCGTCCGGGCGCTGCTGATCCTCGTGTTGCTGACGGCGACGAAGAATGTCTACATGGCGAGCGTGTCGAGCTACTTCACCTTCTATGTCATCGACAGGTTCGAACTCAGCGTGCAGCAGGCGCAGCTGATGCTGTTCCTGTTCCTCGGTTCGGTCGCCGTCGGCACTTTCCTCGGCGGGCCGATCGGCGATCGCTTCGGTGCCCGTTTCGTCATCTGGTTTTCGATCCTCGGCGTCATTCCTTTCGCATTGCTGCTGCCCTATGCCGATCTTTTCTGGACAGGCGTGCTCAGCATCGTCATTGGCCTGGTCTTCGCGTCGGCCTTTTCAGCGATCGTCGTCTTCGCGCAGGAACTGGTGCCCGGCCGCGTCGGGCTGATTGCCGGCGTTTTCTTTGGCTTTGCATTCGGGGCAGGGGGGTTAGGGGCTGCGCTGCTCGGCGATTTTGCTGACACTCACGGCATCGCCTTCGTCTACCGCATCTGCTCCTACCTGCCGCTGCTCGGCCTGCTGACGATCTTCCTGCCGCGCATTCCGAAGCAGAAGCCGGCCTAA
- a CDS encoding helix-turn-helix domain-containing protein, with protein sequence MNVKTPNAIDSYVGARIRTRRQLLGMSQERLAEQIGVTFQQVQKYEKGINRIGASRLQRIAEVLHTSPSFFFQQNESQPLSLQGLDLPDRADPVAEFLRTKEGLVLNRAFLKIADPDIRETIIALVKAMAQAESRPALPSIANITRPPLE encoded by the coding sequence ATGAATGTCAAGACACCGAATGCCATAGACAGCTACGTCGGAGCGCGCATCAGAACACGCCGGCAGCTGCTTGGAATGAGCCAGGAGCGGCTTGCCGAGCAGATCGGCGTGACTTTTCAGCAGGTTCAGAAATACGAGAAGGGCATCAACCGCATTGGTGCGAGCCGCTTGCAGCGAATCGCCGAAGTGCTTCACACCTCACCGAGCTTCTTCTTCCAGCAGAACGAGTCACAGCCATTGAGCCTGCAAGGGCTGGATCTGCCGGACCGCGCCGACCCCGTCGCTGAATTCCTGCGGACGAAGGAAGGGCTGGTGCTTAATCGGGCCTTTCTGAAGATTGCCGATCCCGATATCCGTGAAACGATCATCGCATTGGTGAAAGCGATGGCGCAGGCGGAAAGCCGCCCGGCTTTGCCGTCGATAGCGAATATCACCCGTCCGCCTCTCGAGTAA
- the repA gene encoding plasmid partitioning protein RepA yields MNMAPQIDKAISDVDQLIIGQAQELSDKLKQHRLEMFPPRALKGLREFQLAEVARFLGVTSGYLRNLSLEGKGALPQVTPSGRRSYTAEQMEEMRGFLEHNARAGTHYIRHRRGHEHLQVVAVVNFKGGSGKTTSAAHLAQHLALTGHRVLAVDLDPQASLSAIHGFQPEFDVNENETLYAAIRYDDQRRPLRDIIRPTNFPNLHLVPGNLELMEFEHDTPRVLAQGKASDYGRVFFARLDEALASVADDYDVVIIDCPPQLGFLTMSAICGATAVLITVHPQMLDVMSMCQFLQMLGEVLNTLKGAGGNMNLDWLRYLVTRYDPQDGPQTQMVAFMRSMFKSHVLTNPMLRSVAISDAAMTNQTLYEVERSQFTRATYDRAMEAMEAVNTEIVDLIHKAWGRK; encoded by the coding sequence ATGAATATGGCACCGCAAATAGACAAAGCAATTTCCGATGTCGATCAGCTGATCATCGGTCAGGCGCAGGAACTCTCCGACAAGCTGAAGCAGCATCGGCTCGAAATGTTTCCTCCGCGCGCGCTGAAGGGTCTGCGGGAATTTCAGCTCGCCGAGGTGGCGCGGTTTCTCGGCGTGACCAGCGGCTATCTTCGAAATCTCTCGCTCGAGGGCAAGGGTGCCCTCCCCCAGGTCACGCCGTCCGGCCGCCGATCCTATACGGCGGAGCAGATGGAAGAGATGCGCGGCTTTCTCGAGCACAATGCGCGGGCCGGAACGCATTATATACGTCATCGCCGCGGCCACGAACATCTGCAGGTCGTCGCCGTCGTCAACTTCAAGGGCGGCAGCGGCAAGACGACGAGTGCCGCGCATCTTGCCCAGCATCTTGCCCTGACCGGTCACCGCGTCCTTGCCGTCGATCTCGATCCGCAGGCGTCTCTTTCCGCCATACACGGCTTTCAGCCGGAGTTCGACGTCAACGAAAACGAGACGCTCTACGCCGCCATTCGCTACGACGATCAGCGGCGTCCGCTGCGGGACATTATCCGGCCAACCAACTTCCCGAACCTTCACCTTGTGCCGGGCAATCTTGAACTGATGGAATTCGAGCACGATACGCCGCGGGTCCTCGCTCAGGGTAAAGCGAGTGATTACGGGCGCGTTTTCTTCGCACGGCTGGATGAGGCACTCGCTTCGGTCGCGGACGATTACGACGTCGTCATCATCGACTGCCCTCCGCAGCTCGGCTTTTTGACCATGAGCGCCATTTGCGGTGCGACGGCGGTGCTGATCACCGTTCATCCGCAGATGCTCGATGTCATGTCGATGTGCCAGTTCCTGCAAATGCTTGGCGAAGTGCTGAACACCCTGAAGGGAGCCGGCGGCAACATGAACCTCGACTGGTTGCGTTATCTCGTGACCCGCTACGACCCGCAGGACGGGCCGCAGACGCAGATGGTCGCCTTCATGCGCTCGATGTTCAAGAGCCATGTGCTCACCAACCCGATGCTGCGCAGCGTCGCGATCTCCGATGCGGCGATGACAAACCAGACACTGTATGAGGTCGAGCGAAGTCAGTTTACCCGCGCGACCTATGACCGCGCCATGGAGGCGATGGAGGCGGTCAACACGGAAATCGTCGATCTCATTCACAAGGCATGGGGCCGGAAATGA